Proteins encoded together in one Caldicellulosiruptor saccharolyticus DSM 8903 window:
- the atpD gene encoding F0F1 ATP synthase subunit beta: protein MEQNVGYVVQIIGPVVDVRFESGNLPAINNAIEIHFDGKTLVAEVAQHLGNDTVRCVALGSTDGLRRGVKAIDTGGPIKVPVGRGTLGRIFNVLGQPIDNKGEVQATDYWPIHRSAPSFEEQVPAVEIFETGIKVIDLLAPYAKGGKIGLFGGAGVGKTVLIMELIRNIATEHGGFSIFTGVGERTREGNDLWLEMNESGVIEKTVLVFGQMNEPPGARMRVALTGLTMAEYFRDVEGQDVLLFIDNIFRFIQAGSEVSALLGRIPSAVGYQPTLANEVGALQERITSTKRGSITSVQAIYVPADDLTDPAPATTFAHLDATTVLSRQIAELGIYPAVDPLDSTSRILDPRIVGEEHYYVARTVQQILQRYKELQDIIAILGMDELSEEDKLIVYRARKIQRFLSQPFFVAEAFTGRPGRYVKLKDTIRGFKEIIEGKMDHIPEQYFYMVGTIDEVYENYEKDMKGK, encoded by the coding sequence ATGGAACAAAACGTTGGTTATGTTGTTCAAATAATTGGTCCTGTAGTAGATGTGAGGTTTGAAAGTGGTAACCTTCCAGCCATTAATAATGCAATTGAAATTCATTTTGATGGAAAGACACTTGTTGCAGAAGTAGCCCAACATTTGGGCAATGACACTGTTCGCTGTGTTGCTTTGGGCTCAACTGATGGACTCAGACGAGGTGTAAAGGCAATTGATACAGGTGGACCCATCAAAGTCCCTGTTGGAAGAGGGACGTTGGGGAGAATATTCAATGTTTTAGGCCAGCCAATTGACAACAAGGGGGAGGTCCAGGCTACAGACTACTGGCCAATACACAGAAGTGCACCTTCGTTTGAAGAACAGGTGCCTGCAGTAGAGATTTTTGAAACAGGGATTAAGGTCATAGACCTCTTAGCACCATATGCGAAAGGCGGAAAGATTGGACTTTTTGGTGGTGCAGGTGTTGGCAAGACTGTGCTCATCATGGAGCTTATCAGAAATATTGCAACAGAGCACGGTGGGTTTTCAATATTCACTGGGGTTGGTGAACGAACAAGAGAAGGAAATGACCTTTGGCTTGAGATGAATGAATCAGGTGTTATAGAAAAAACAGTTTTAGTCTTTGGTCAGATGAACGAGCCACCAGGGGCAAGAATGAGAGTTGCTCTCACTGGTCTTACCATGGCTGAGTATTTCCGTGATGTAGAAGGACAGGATGTGCTTTTGTTCATTGACAATATTTTTAGATTTATTCAAGCAGGATCTGAGGTATCAGCACTCTTAGGGAGAATTCCGTCAGCTGTTGGTTATCAGCCAACACTTGCAAACGAGGTAGGTGCTCTCCAAGAGAGGATAACCTCTACAAAAAGAGGCTCAATAACCTCTGTTCAAGCAATCTATGTTCCAGCTGATGACCTCACTGACCCAGCACCTGCTACTACATTTGCTCACCTTGATGCCACAACTGTTTTGTCAAGACAGATTGCTGAGCTTGGCATATATCCTGCTGTTGACCCGCTTGACTCAACATCGCGAATACTTGACCCACGAATTGTGGGTGAGGAGCACTATTATGTTGCAAGGACAGTCCAGCAGATTTTGCAAAGGTATAAAGAACTTCAGGATATCATTGCAATATTGGGTATGGATGAGCTTTCTGAAGAGGACAAATTGATTGTCTACAGAGCAAGAAAAATTCAAAGATTCCTTTCCCAGCCATTCTTTGTTGCTGAAGCTTTCACAGGAAGACCTGGAAGATATGTCAAGCTGAAAGATACAATAAGAGGATTTAAAGAGATAATTGAAGGTAAAATGGACCATATTCCTGAGCAGTATTTCTACATGGTTGGGACAATTGACGAGGTTTATGAGAACTACGAAAAGGATATGAAGGGCAAATAA
- a CDS encoding F0F1 ATP synthase subunit A, translating into MSEGVMKVLFTIPIGKGIPVRVAVVEMWGVMAFLIILAFYLTSNMKLVPSRKQVIAEFIVDSINKITKNFLGHYWHIFAPYLGTLFLFLLGLNLLGLIGLQPPTSNLNVTASFGVMSILILIISTIVLKNPIGWFVSHFKPIPIVFPFKFLDYLTRTLSLSARLFGNILAGVTVMELIYHGLIKAHIPPVGIPAALSLYFDIFDGVLQAVIFTFLSLIYLYEALEE; encoded by the coding sequence ATGAGCGAAGGTGTAATGAAAGTTTTGTTCACAATACCAATTGGCAAGGGCATTCCTGTGAGGGTAGCAGTTGTTGAGATGTGGGGCGTGATGGCATTTTTGATTATATTGGCATTTTATCTCACCTCTAACATGAAATTAGTGCCAAGCAGAAAACAAGTCATTGCTGAGTTCATTGTCGACTCAATAAACAAAATCACTAAAAACTTTTTAGGCCATTATTGGCATATATTTGCTCCCTATTTAGGTACACTATTTTTATTTTTACTTGGGCTAAACTTGTTGGGCCTTATAGGTCTTCAGCCCCCTACAAGTAATTTAAACGTAACTGCGAGCTTTGGTGTTATGTCAATTTTGATATTGATAATTTCAACTATTGTTCTCAAAAATCCAATTGGATGGTTTGTGAGTCATTTTAAGCCCATTCCTATAGTCTTCCCATTTAAATTCTTAGACTATTTGACAAGAACTCTTTCTCTTTCTGCACGATTATTTGGCAATATCCTTGCTGGTGTTACCGTCATGGAGCTTATCTATCATGGACTTATAAAAGCTCATATACCTCCTGTTGGTATACCAGCAGCGTTGAGTTTATATTTCGATATTTTTGATGGTGTTTTACAAGCGGTAATCTTTACATTCTTGTCATTAATTTATCTATATGAAGCTTTGGAAGAATAA
- the atpC gene encoding ATP synthase F1 subunit epsilon: protein MAEFELEVLQPERIFFKDKVEMIVVRAIDGEIGIMAGHEPIVTPIGIGKLRIKKGGKWREAAIAGGILEVNQNKVVILSDAVEWPEEIDRQRALAAKERAEKKLQQKLPPDEFERYQAALYRAINRLRMIEERRNGD, encoded by the coding sequence ATGGCTGAATTTGAATTAGAAGTTTTGCAACCTGAAAGAATATTTTTTAAAGACAAAGTGGAGATGATAGTTGTTCGTGCAATAGATGGAGAAATAGGTATAATGGCCGGACATGAACCAATTGTTACACCCATTGGAATTGGAAAGCTTAGGATAAAAAAGGGTGGAAAATGGCGCGAGGCAGCAATTGCAGGAGGTATCCTTGAAGTTAATCAAAACAAGGTTGTTATTTTGAGTGATGCTGTAGAGTGGCCAGAAGAAATAGACAGACAAAGAGCTTTAGCTGCAAAAGAAAGAGCTGAAAAGAAACTTCAACAAAAACTTCCGCCAGATGAGTTTGAAAGATATCAGGCAGCTTTGTATAGAGCTATAAATAGGCTGAGAATGATTGAAGAACGGAGAAACGGTGACTGA
- the atpH gene encoding ATP synthase F1 subunit delta: MLPAKRYAEGLLKLAQEEGKLEKFYEDLFKIYDLFKTNKQFVDVLFDLEMKVSNKKEKIKQFLDESIDRYIVNLICLLIDKRRETLLPYIPFYYKEMYDKIIGNVEVEVIVSEEVDEGVLRKISNWLLKRYDVKNPRFKVKVDRSIIGGIKLLFNNIEVDATIKGALDSIKKELIQNAI, encoded by the coding sequence ATGTTGCCAGCAAAAAGATATGCTGAAGGGTTACTTAAGCTTGCTCAAGAAGAGGGAAAGCTTGAGAAGTTTTATGAAGACCTTTTTAAAATATATGACTTGTTTAAGACAAATAAACAGTTTGTAGATGTCTTATTTGACCTTGAGATGAAAGTATCTAATAAAAAAGAGAAGATAAAACAATTTCTTGATGAAAGCATTGATAGATATATTGTCAATCTCATTTGTTTGCTAATCGACAAACGAAGAGAGACTTTACTTCCATATATACCTTTTTATTATAAGGAAATGTATGACAAGATAATAGGTAATGTGGAAGTTGAAGTGATTGTATCAGAAGAAGTTGACGAAGGCGTTCTTAGAAAGATATCAAACTGGCTTTTGAAAAGGTATGATGTTAAAAATCCGCGCTTTAAAGTTAAGGTTGATAGAAGTATCATTGGAGGAATAAAACTTTTATTCAACAATATTGAGGTTGACGCTACAATTAAAGGTGCATTGGATTCGATAAAAAAAGAACTTATCCAGAATGCTATTTAG
- the atpA gene encoding F0F1 ATP synthase subunit alpha, with the protein MVDVTIRPDEIASIIKEQIKNYEKKIETNDVGVVIMSGDGIARIHGLDNCMAGELLEFPNNVYGMALNLEEDNVGCVILGNDREIKEGTIVKRTGRVVEVPVGEELLGRVVNALGQPIDGLGPINAKKYRPVERIAPGVIEREPVKTPLQTGIMAIDAMIPIGRGQRELIIGDRQTGKTAIAIDTIINQKDQGVYCIYVAIGQKASTVAQIVHTLKEYGAMDYTIVVSATASDSAPLQFLAPYAGCAMGEEFMESGKDALIVYDDLSKHAVAYRAMSLLLRRPPGREAYPGDVFYLHSRLLERAAKLNSQRGGGSLTALPIIETQAGDVSAYIPTNVISITDGQIYLESELFYAGIRPAINAGISVSRVGGNAQIKAMKKVAGRLRLDLAQYRELEAFAQFGSELDKSTRERLAQGQRIVETLKQPQYKTLPVWHQVVILYSAVNGYLMDIEVNKVREFNEKLVQYISANYPQIFDSIKETKDLTLENEELLKKVIVEFKERFKSSK; encoded by the coding sequence ATGGTTGATGTAACTATAAGACCAGATGAGATTGCCTCAATCATAAAAGAGCAAATAAAAAACTATGAAAAGAAGATAGAAACAAATGACGTTGGCGTTGTGATTATGTCAGGAGATGGTATTGCGAGAATACACGGCCTTGACAATTGTATGGCTGGTGAGCTTTTAGAATTTCCTAACAACGTTTATGGAATGGCACTTAACTTGGAAGAAGACAATGTTGGGTGCGTTATTTTAGGAAATGACAGGGAAATCAAAGAAGGCACAATTGTCAAGAGAACAGGCAGAGTAGTAGAGGTACCTGTTGGGGAAGAGCTTTTAGGTAGAGTTGTAAATGCCTTGGGTCAGCCTATTGATGGTTTGGGTCCCATCAATGCAAAAAAGTATAGACCAGTTGAGAGAATAGCGCCAGGTGTTATTGAAAGAGAGCCTGTTAAAACTCCACTTCAAACAGGTATTATGGCAATTGATGCAATGATTCCAATTGGAAGAGGCCAAAGAGAGCTGATTATTGGAGATAGACAAACAGGGAAGACAGCTATTGCGATTGATACAATCATTAATCAAAAAGACCAAGGAGTATACTGTATTTATGTAGCAATTGGTCAAAAGGCATCAACTGTTGCGCAGATAGTACACACATTAAAGGAATATGGGGCAATGGACTATACAATTGTTGTCAGCGCAACTGCAAGTGACTCAGCACCACTTCAGTTCTTAGCACCTTATGCAGGCTGTGCAATGGGAGAAGAGTTTATGGAGTCTGGGAAAGATGCTCTTATAGTTTATGATGACTTATCAAAACACGCAGTTGCGTACAGAGCAATGTCACTTCTTTTGAGACGACCACCTGGCCGTGAAGCATATCCTGGAGATGTCTTTTACTTGCATTCAAGACTTTTAGAGAGAGCTGCAAAATTAAATAGCCAGCGTGGTGGTGGTTCACTTACAGCTTTGCCTATCATTGAGACACAAGCTGGTGATGTTTCAGCATATATTCCCACAAATGTTATTTCAATAACTGATGGCCAGATATACCTTGAAAGTGAGCTATTTTATGCTGGTATAAGACCTGCAATAAATGCAGGTATATCAGTTTCAAGAGTAGGTGGTAATGCTCAGATAAAGGCTATGAAGAAAGTTGCAGGAAGATTGAGACTTGACTTGGCACAGTACAGAGAACTTGAAGCTTTTGCTCAGTTTGGTTCAGAGCTTGACAAATCAACCCGTGAAAGACTTGCCCAAGGTCAGCGAATTGTGGAGACATTAAAACAGCCTCAGTACAAGACACTGCCTGTTTGGCACCAAGTTGTCATCCTTTATAGTGCAGTGAATGGGTATTTAATGGATATAGAAGTAAATAAAGTAAGAGAATTCAATGAAAAGTTAGTCCAATACATCTCTGCAAATTATCCACAAATATTTGACTCAATAAAAGAAACAAAGGACTTGACGCTTGAAAATGAAGAACTTTTAAAGAAGGTAATTGTTGAATTCAAAGAGAGATTTAAAAGCAGCAAGTAG
- the atpF gene encoding F0F1 ATP synthase subunit B encodes MFDLAIFENMFFWAIINFLILYLIYRKFFFKKVTAFMEKRSKMIQEQLDFAAKSKEEAIKLKEEYENILSQAHAKANEIVQNAMIEAQKQADKIIEDAKLEANKIIENALKQLDIEKKKQINELKNQFVSIALLAASKVIEKNLNTEENRKIVENIFDEAGVA; translated from the coding sequence ATGTTTGACCTTGCAATTTTTGAAAACATGTTCTTCTGGGCAATTATAAACTTTTTGATACTTTACTTAATTTATAGAAAATTCTTTTTCAAAAAGGTAACTGCCTTTATGGAAAAGCGTTCAAAGATGATTCAAGAGCAGCTTGACTTTGCTGCAAAGTCAAAAGAAGAGGCTATAAAATTGAAGGAAGAATATGAAAATATCTTGTCTCAGGCACATGCGAAGGCAAACGAGATAGTCCAAAACGCTATGATTGAAGCCCAAAAACAGGCTGACAAGATTATTGAAGATGCCAAGCTTGAGGCAAACAAGATTATTGAAAATGCTCTCAAGCAGCTTGATATTGAGAAGAAAAAACAAATCAATGAACTTAAAAACCAGTTTGTCTCAATTGCTCTTCTTGCTGCATCTAAGGTTATTGAAAAGAATTTAAACACTGAAGAAAATAGGAAAATAGTTGAGAATATATTTGACGAGGCAGGGGTTGCTTAA
- the atpG gene encoding ATP synthase F1 subunit gamma, with amino-acid sequence MANKTRWIKSRIKSVNETKKITRAMYLISASKMKRSRDRLDSTRPYFEKINEFMKDLVVHGMQTNHILFEGSYKEGQKRLGVIVISGDKGLCGGYNANVIRSTLNLYENLSNKGEVIFFPIGTVGKNFLSRHGYKVEDNFNYQTQSVSVKVAKGIAQNVVKKYYRGDIHELYIIYTKLISTIKQDVVVKKLLPLDPSEFVSGEFKKDETIRYEPSPTNVLDVVIYEYLKGIIFGAMMDSYVSELAARMTAMDNATKSADEMIQKLVLKLNRERQAVITQEISEIISGAAALK; translated from the coding sequence ATGGCAAATAAGACAAGGTGGATAAAGTCAAGGATTAAAAGTGTGAATGAAACAAAAAAGATAACAAGAGCTATGTACTTAATTTCTGCATCTAAAATGAAAAGGTCACGTGATAGACTTGATTCAACAAGACCTTATTTTGAGAAGATAAATGAATTTATGAAAGATCTTGTTGTGCACGGTATGCAAACAAATCACATACTCTTTGAGGGGTCGTATAAAGAAGGACAAAAAAGACTTGGTGTAATCGTCATCAGCGGTGACAAAGGACTGTGCGGTGGTTATAATGCGAATGTCATAAGAAGCACTTTGAATTTGTATGAAAATCTTTCAAATAAGGGAGAAGTAATATTTTTCCCAATAGGCACTGTTGGCAAAAACTTTTTATCACGCCACGGCTACAAAGTAGAAGACAATTTTAACTATCAAACTCAGTCTGTGTCTGTAAAAGTTGCAAAAGGAATTGCACAAAATGTTGTAAAAAAGTACTATAGAGGAGACATTCACGAGCTTTATATCATATACACCAAGCTAATTTCTACAATCAAACAAGATGTAGTTGTAAAAAAACTTCTTCCTCTTGACCCAAGTGAATTTGTGTCTGGTGAGTTCAAAAAGGATGAGACAATAAGATACGAACCAAGCCCAACAAATGTGCTTGATGTTGTCATATATGAATATTTAAAAGGTATAATCTTTGGAGCAATGATGGACTCATACGTAAGTGAACTTGCTGCAAGGATGACAGCAATGGATAATGCAACAAAAAGCGCAGATGAAATGATACAAAAACTCGTATTAAAGCTCAATCGGGAACGCCAGGCAGTGATTACTCAGGAGATATCAGAGATAATAAGTGGTGCAGCTGCTTTGAAATAA
- the atpE gene encoding ATP synthase F0 subunit C: MTALAAGIAMLAGLGVGIGIGIATAKAAESVGRQPEAYGRILPLFFIGAALAEAVAIYSFVIAILLVLKV, translated from the coding sequence ATGACAGCATTAGCAGCAGGTATAGCAATGCTTGCTGGTTTAGGTGTAGGTATTGGCATTGGTATTGCAACTGCTAAAGCAGCAGAATCTGTGGGAAGACAACCAGAAGCGTATGGTAGGATTTTACCATTATTTTTTATTGGTGCTGCGCTTGCAGAAGCTGTTGCAATTTATAGCTTTGTTATAGCTATTTTGTTGGTTTTGAAAGTTTAA
- a CDS encoding AEC family transporter, which translates to MAFYIYLFIVFSVNLFYSTSYYIIELVHFKNLFTVGKVLTAMNQEVLILLKNILYLFAVIFIGLIGTKIQLFSPTIKDSVSELIIKITAPILLFTTISSKPYSSTVVKNILTLIISAFIGIILLLGTGYITAKLFKLQGKTFYTHIFCSAFGNTGFLSFPLLYSIFGEKGVFYAASYNIMHDFLAWSLGLSIITKHSSEKTKFGFINANSIAIFSAFVVYLLKGALPAEILSYYNRFFLTIYDALNPFGKTTIYLSMFFIGCLLAEVSFKDTIKTYPAYGIVAFKMVAFPLLITFLTKFMSLDNFTRLIIILQTGMPTAIISSILSYRYKADSSYATRTIFITTIFSLLTIPLLVFIYYHI; encoded by the coding sequence ATGGCTTTTTATATATATCTATTTATTGTCTTTTCTGTTAATCTGTTTTATTCAACAAGCTATTATATAATAGAGCTTGTACACTTTAAGAATCTTTTTACTGTTGGAAAGGTCTTAACAGCCATGAATCAGGAAGTTTTAATTCTTCTAAAAAATATCCTTTATCTTTTTGCTGTTATCTTTATAGGACTTATTGGTACTAAAATACAATTGTTTTCGCCTACTATAAAAGATTCTGTGAGCGAGTTGATTATAAAAATAACCGCTCCAATCCTATTGTTTACAACCATAAGTAGCAAACCTTATTCTTCAACTGTTGTAAAAAATATCCTCACACTGATAATCTCAGCTTTTATTGGGATAATATTGTTACTTGGGACAGGTTACATAACAGCAAAGTTATTTAAGCTTCAAGGCAAAACATTTTACACACATATATTTTGCTCTGCTTTTGGAAATACTGGTTTTTTGTCATTTCCCCTGTTGTACTCTATCTTTGGTGAAAAGGGTGTGTTTTACGCTGCAAGTTACAATATAATGCATGACTTTTTGGCTTGGTCATTGGGACTCTCAATTATAACAAAGCACAGCAGTGAGAAAACTAAATTTGGTTTTATAAATGCAAATTCAATTGCCATTTTCTCAGCATTTGTAGTGTATTTACTAAAAGGAGCTTTGCCAGCTGAAATTTTGAGTTACTACAATAGATTTTTTCTCACTATTTACGATGCATTAAATCCATTTGGAAAAACAACCATTTATTTGTCTATGTTTTTTATTGGCTGCCTTTTAGCAGAAGTTTCATTTAAAGACACAATTAAGACATATCCTGCTTATGGCATTGTTGCGTTTAAGATGGTGGCTTTTCCTCTATTGATTACATTTTTGACCAAATTCATGAGCTTAGATAACTTTACAAGGTTGATTATTATACTCCAAACAGGAATGCCAACTGCAATAATTAGTTCAATACTCTCGTATAGATACAAAGCTGATAGTTCATATGCTACACGTACAATATTTATTACAACAATTTTTTCCCTGTTGACAATTCCTCTTCTTGTGTTTATATATTATCATATTTAA
- a CDS encoding ISNCY-like element ISCsa7 family transposase yields the protein MTNFIKTQKQKFLKILMTIEKVIKALGLKIKSSRRGRPKKFKLSHIIACFVYKVKNKINSFRELEYKINEDEEFKKAIGIEKSPDHTYFSKWAKVIEEEYIEGIARILVREIDPQTKVCAIDSTPLRSSRGDKEAEVGVCVSLGFYNGYKLHVLATVESEVIPIVWWLTCANIHDSKVVELLYEAKIFGPEVILADAGYDCAKWFEVSDRLGMKFVAAVNKRNSKDFSNVKNILRIKNMEFLRSEEGQKLYKQRTKIERLFGKLKGEYNLEQVRLRGFRTYKKHVDWIMITYLIEVYIQKIENCKFSFKYTWNNL from the coding sequence ATGACTAATTTTATTAAAACACAAAAACAAAAATTTTTAAAGATACTTATGACAATTGAGAAAGTAATAAAAGCCTTGGGATTAAAGATAAAAAGTAGCAGGAGAGGAAGACCGAAGAAATTTAAGCTAAGCCATATAATAGCTTGTTTTGTTTACAAAGTCAAAAACAAGATAAACAGTTTCAGGGAATTAGAATACAAGATAAATGAAGATGAAGAATTTAAAAAGGCTATAGGGATAGAAAAGAGCCCCGATCATACATATTTTTCGAAATGGGCAAAAGTAATTGAAGAAGAATATATAGAAGGGATAGCAAGAATTTTAGTGAGAGAAATAGATCCGCAGACAAAAGTTTGTGCTATAGATTCTACACCTTTGAGAAGCTCGAGGGGTGACAAAGAGGCAGAAGTAGGAGTATGTGTTAGTTTAGGTTTTTACAATGGGTATAAATTACATGTGTTAGCAACAGTTGAAAGCGAGGTTATACCTATAGTATGGTGGTTGACATGTGCAAATATCCATGACAGTAAAGTAGTAGAACTTTTGTATGAAGCTAAGATATTTGGACCTGAAGTGATATTGGCAGATGCAGGTTATGATTGTGCGAAATGGTTTGAGGTGTCAGATAGACTTGGGATGAAGTTTGTAGCGGCGGTAAATAAGAGAAATAGTAAGGATTTCAGTAATGTAAAAAATATTTTGAGGATAAAAAATATGGAATTTTTAAGAAGCGAAGAAGGACAAAAGTTATATAAGCAGAGGACAAAAATAGAAAGATTATTTGGTAAGTTAAAAGGAGAATACAATTTAGAACAAGTAAGGTTAAGAGGTTTTAGAACATATAAGAAGCATGTAGACTGGATTATGATTACTTATTTGATAGAGGTCTATATTCAAAAAATTGAAAACTGTAAATTTTCTTTTAAATACACGTGGAATAATTTATAG
- the guaA gene encoding glutamine-hydrolyzing GMP synthase, giving the protein MQHEIVIVLDFGGQYNQLIARRVRECGVYCEIWPYDTPLEKIIEKNPKGIIFTGGPSSVYEENAPVVDKKIFEIGVPILGICYGNQLIAYFLGGKVSTALFREYGKTHIKYNTNSPLFTGLPESSICWMSHTDFVEELPEGFEILASTENCAIAAFGSREKKIYGVQFHPEVVHTEFGQEIIKNFLFNICGCKGDWKTSSFIEERINEIRKIVGNQKVVCALSGGVDSSVAAVLVHKAIGKNLFCIFVDHGLLRKGEAEEVIKTFKGQFDMNVIKVDAKERFLKALCGVIDPERKRKIIGEEFIRVFEEEASKLGDVKFLVQGTIYPDVVESGVGKAATIKSHHNVGGLPEHIKFERIIEPLRELFKDEVRRVGVELGIPEKIVKRQPFPGPGLAIRIIGEVTEEKLEILREVDWIFRKEIEACGLDEEIWQYFAVLTDMRSVGVMGDERTYDYTVALRAVTSVDGMTADWARIPYDVLERVSNEIVNTVRKVNRVVYDITSKPPATIEWE; this is encoded by the coding sequence TTGCAGCATGAGATTGTTATTGTGTTGGACTTTGGTGGACAGTACAATCAGCTAATTGCACGAAGAGTACGAGAATGTGGTGTTTATTGTGAAATTTGGCCATATGACACACCCTTAGAGAAGATAATTGAGAAAAATCCAAAAGGAATAATCTTTACTGGTGGACCATCAAGCGTGTATGAAGAAAATGCACCTGTTGTTGATAAAAAGATATTTGAAATTGGTGTTCCAATTCTTGGAATATGCTATGGAAATCAACTGATTGCATATTTTTTAGGTGGTAAGGTTTCAACTGCCCTCTTTAGAGAGTATGGTAAAACACATATAAAATACAATACAAATTCGCCTTTGTTCACAGGTTTGCCAGAAAGCTCAATTTGTTGGATGAGCCATACTGACTTTGTAGAAGAACTCCCAGAGGGATTTGAAATTTTAGCTTCTACTGAAAATTGTGCCATTGCCGCATTTGGCAGTAGAGAAAAAAAGATTTATGGTGTGCAATTCCATCCAGAGGTTGTTCACACTGAGTTTGGGCAAGAAATAATAAAAAACTTCTTGTTCAATATCTGCGGATGCAAAGGTGATTGGAAGACATCGTCATTTATAGAAGAAAGAATAAATGAGATAAGAAAGATTGTGGGCAATCAAAAGGTTGTATGTGCTCTTTCTGGCGGTGTTGATTCCTCTGTTGCAGCAGTGCTTGTTCACAAGGCGATAGGCAAAAATCTTTTCTGTATATTTGTTGACCATGGACTTTTGAGAAAAGGAGAGGCGGAAGAAGTTATAAAAACATTCAAAGGACAGTTTGACATGAACGTAATCAAGGTTGATGCGAAAGAGAGATTTTTAAAAGCTTTGTGTGGTGTCATAGATCCTGAGAGAAAGAGAAAAATAATAGGTGAAGAGTTTATACGTGTTTTTGAAGAGGAGGCTTCAAAACTTGGAGATGTAAAATTTTTAGTGCAAGGTACAATTTATCCTGATGTTGTCGAAAGTGGAGTTGGCAAGGCTGCAACAATAAAAAGTCATCACAATGTTGGCGGCTTGCCAGAGCATATCAAGTTTGAAAGGATAATTGAACCACTGCGTGAGCTTTTCAAAGATGAGGTAAGAAGGGTGGGAGTAGAATTAGGAATTCCAGAAAAAATTGTAAAAAGACAGCCGTTTCCAGGACCTGGCCTTGCAATAAGGATAATTGGTGAAGTTACCGAAGAAAAGCTTGAGATACTTCGAGAAGTTGACTGGATTTTCAGAAAAGAGATTGAGGCATGTGGACTTGATGAAGAAATTTGGCAGTACTTTGCAGTACTCACTGATATGAGAAGTGTTGGTGTAATGGGTGATGAAAGAACATATGATTACACTGTTGCACTTAGGGCTGTTACAAGTGTTGATGGTATGACGGCTGACTGGGCAAGGATTCCTTATGATGTGTTAGAAAGGGTTTCAAACGAAATTGTAAACACTGTAAGAAAGGTAAATAGAGTTGTATATGACATTACTTCAAAACCACCTGCTACAATTGAGTGGGAATGA